In Papaver somniferum cultivar HN1 chromosome 1, ASM357369v1, whole genome shotgun sequence, a genomic segment contains:
- the LOC113297069 gene encoding dynamin-related protein 3A-like: MADDLKSSPPPSSSSSSSPLGNSVIPIVNKLQDIFAQLGSKSTIELPQVAVVGSQSSGKSSVLEALVGRDFLPRGSDICTRRPLVLQLLQTKKTSDGADEEYGEFLHLPKKKFFDFSEIRKEIQAETDREVGGNKGVSDKQIRLKIYSPNVLDITLVDLPGITKVPVGDQPSDIEARIRTMILSYIKHPSCLILAVTPANSDLANSDALQIAGTADPDGNRTIGVITKLDIMDRGTDARNLLLGKVIPLQLGYVGVVNRCQEDIMQNRSIKDALAYEEKFFRNRPVYSSLSDQCGVPQLAKKLNQILVQHIKTLLPDLKARISAALVKEAKIHASYGEITESKAGQGALLLNILSKYSDAFSSMVEGKSRGMSMSELSGGARIHYIFQSIFVKSLEEVDPCDELTDDDIRTAIQNATGPKSALFVPEVPFEVLVRKQIERLQDPSLQCARFIYDELIKISHSCMDNELQRFPVLKKRVDKVIGDFLRDGLEPSEIMIKHIIDMEMDYINTSHPNFIGGSKAVEVAILQVKSARAAAAMAKEKEGADFDKVPPSERSQKLRSVLGRSAANGVTADQVIRPAVDTEKPGASGNVSSSSWGISSIFGGGESRRASKDISTSKPYSEPVQIVEHALSAIFLKEPPTILRPSETHSEQEAVEIAITKLLLRSYYGIVRKNIEDSVPKAIMHFLVNHTKRELHNVFIRELYREGLIEEMLQEPDELSVKRKRSRESLRILQLAYQTLDELPLEADTVEKGYSLGNDPTGLPRTHGRPPSSSSSSPYASPGHDLSYMSSQNSRSRRSSNSGELNSTLQAFAHINGNGHTLSGRMYPLID, translated from the exons ATGGCGGATGATTTAAAATCATCGCCACCACCatcgtcatcatcttcttcatcaccattAGGTAATTCGGTGATACCAATTGTAAATAAACTACAAGATATATTTGCACAGCTTGGTAGTAAATCAACAATTGAATTACCGCAAGTAGCTGTTGTTGGTAGTCAAAGTAGTGGTAAATCAAGTGTTTTAGAAGCACTCGTTGGAAGAGATTTCTTACCTAGAGGTTCTGATATTTGTACTAGAAGACCTTTAGTTTTACAATTGTTACAGACTAAGAAGACATCAGATGGTGCTGATGAAGAGTATGGAGAGTTTTTACACTTGCCTAAGAAGAAATTCTTTGATTTTTCTGAAATTCGTAAAGAAATTCAG GCGGAAACAGATAGAGAAGTAGGAGGCAACAAAGGAGTTTCTGACAAACAAATTCGTCTCAAGATCTACTCTCCAAATGTTCTTGATATTACGTTGGTGGATTTGCCTGGGATAACGAAAGTGCCGGTTGGTGACCAGCCATCTGATATTGAAGCTCGAATTAGAACGATGATCTTATCGTATATAAAGCACCCTAGTTGTTTAATTTTAGCAGTCACACCTGCAAATTCAGATTTGGCAAACTCAGATGCACTACAGATAGCAGGAACTGCTGATcctgatg gTAACCGAACAATTGGTGTAATCACAAAg TTGGATATTATGGACCGTGGCACTGATGCTCGTAATCTTTTGCTTGGAAAAGTTATTCCTCTCCAGCTTGGTTATGTAGGTGTTGTTAACCGATGCCAAGAG GATATTATGCAAAACCGCAGTATCAAGGATGCACTTGCTTACGAGGAGAAATTCTTTCGTAACCGACCC GTATATAGTAGCCTTTCTGATCAATGTGGTGTACCTCAGCTAGCGAAGAAATTGAATCAG ATCTTAGTCCAGCATATCAAGACCTTACTTCCAGATTTGAAGGCACGCATAAGTGCTGCATTGGTAAAGGAGGCAAAAATACATGCCAGCTATGGGGAGATCACAGAATCAAAG GCTGGTCAAGGAGCCCTCCTCTTGAACATTCTTTCAAAGTATTCTGATG CGTTTTCTTCAATGGTGGAGGGAAAAAGTCGAGGAATGTCAATGTCAGAATTATCTGGTGGAGCTCGAATTCACTATATTTTTCAGTCAATTTTTGTGAAGAGTTTAGAG GAGGTGGATCCATGTGATGAATTGACTGACGATGACATCCGAACTGCAATTCAGAATGCAACGGGTCCCAAGTCTGCTCTATTTGTTCCCGAA GTGCCATTTGAAGTTCTTGTTCGGAAGCAGATTGAACGTTTGCAAGATCCTAGTCTTCAATGTGCTAGATTTATTTATGATGAGTTAATAAAG ATAAGTCATAGTTGTATGGACAACGAGCTGCAGCGGTTTCCTGTGCTGAAAAAGCGCGTGGACAAAGTTATTGGAGATTTTTTACGAGATGGACTCGAGCCTTCCGAGATAATGATTAAGCACATAATTGACATGGAG ATGGACTATATAAACACTTCACATCCAAATTTTATTGGCGGGAGTAAGGCTGTAGAGGTTGCAATTCTACAGGTCAAGTCCGCTAGGGCAGCTGCAGCCATGGCCAAAGAAAAG GAAGGAGCAGATTTTGATAAAGTTCCACCATCTGAAAGAAGTCAGAAATTGCGATCTGTTCTGGGTAGATCCGCAGCAAATGGAGTTACCGCAGATCAG GTAATTAGGCCTGCTGTGGATACAGAGAAACCTGGAGCATCCG GAAATGTCTCCAGTTCAAGTTGGGGTatttcatcaatttttggtgGGGGTGAAAGCCGGAGAGCTTCAAAGGACATCTCAACAAGCAAACCGTACAGTGAACCTGTTCAGATTGTGGAGCATGCACTTTCTGCGATCTTTTTGAAAGAG CCACCAACCATCTTGAGGCCTTCAGAGACCCACTCCGAGCAAGAGGCAGTTGAAATAGCAATAACAAAATTGTTGTTGAGGTCATACTACGGTATCGTCAGGAAGAACATCGAGGACTCTGTGCCAAAAGCAATTATGCATTTTCTC GTCAACCATACCAAACGAgagctgcataatgtcttcatCAGGGAACTTTATCG AGAAGGTCTTATTGAAGAGATGCTGCAAGAACCTGATGAGCTATCTGTGAAAAGAAAGCGATCTCGAGAATCACTTCGGATTCTACAACTGGCTTACCAG ACATTGGATGAACTGCCTCTTGAAGCTGATACGGTTGAAAAGGGATACAGTTTGGGAAATGATCCAACTGGTTTGCCAAGGACACATGGTCGCCCACCGTCATCATCGTCGTCATCTCCCTATGCATCGCCAGGCCATGATCTCAGTTACATGTCGTCTCAGAACTCAAGGTCTCGTAGGTCATCCAACTCAGGAGAGCTAAACTCCACCCTTCAAGCATTTGCCCACATTAATGGAAACGGGCACACTCTTTCAGGAAGGATGTATCCGCTTATCGATTAG